The Vallitalea longa genome includes a window with the following:
- a CDS encoding amidohydrolase family protein yields the protein MKIIDAHVHFSEIDSFIKTAKDISLVDYSSDGYNDEFTKNNVVMSIGMGLEETGEGNFPDSSCNNPMLLDLETRKPDNMNMCIGINPDKLIGINKDEELSNIEKYIINKEAVGLKIYAGYYHYHVYDHIYTPIYELAKRYGMPIVIHSGDTYSERGLLKFSQPLDVDEIAVKYRGVNFIIAHLGDPWVMDCAEVIYKNSNVYADISGLIVGDKKEVKRVRNRKLFVEHIKRALVYANDYKKILYGSDWPLVDTKAYIEFVKKIIPRKYHEDVFYNNARKVFNIK from the coding sequence ATGAAAATCATAGATGCTCATGTACATTTTTCTGAAATTGATTCATTCATAAAAACAGCAAAAGATATATCTCTAGTTGATTATTCTTCTGATGGATATAACGATGAATTCACTAAAAATAATGTTGTAATGAGTATTGGTATGGGACTTGAAGAAACAGGGGAAGGTAATTTCCCTGATTCTTCATGTAATAATCCTATGCTGTTGGATCTAGAAACCAGAAAACCTGATAACATGAATATGTGTATAGGAATTAATCCGGATAAACTTATAGGTATTAATAAAGATGAGGAACTCAGTAATATTGAGAAATATATAATTAATAAGGAAGCTGTAGGATTAAAAATCTACGCAGGTTATTATCATTATCATGTATATGACCACATTTACACACCTATATATGAATTAGCCAAAAGATATGGAATGCCCATTGTAATTCATTCAGGAGATACTTATTCAGAAAGAGGTCTTTTGAAATTTTCACAGCCACTAGATGTAGATGAAATAGCAGTAAAGTACAGAGGAGTTAATTTTATAATAGCTCATTTAGGAGATCCCTGGGTAATGGATTGTGCTGAAGTAATCTATAAGAATAGTAATGTATATGCAGATATATCAGGACTTATAGTTGGAGATAAAAAAGAAGTGAAAAGAGTAAGAAACAGAAAACTATTTGTTGAACATATTAAAAGAGCTCTAGTTTATGCTAATGATTATAAGAAGATATTATATGGTTCTGATTGGCCTTTAGTAGATACAAAAGCATATATAGAATTCGTGAAAAAGATTATACCAAGGAAGTATCATGAAGATGTTTTTTACAATAACGCTAGAAAAGTATTTAATATTAAATAG
- a CDS encoding GNAT family N-acetyltransferase, with protein sequence MNIIIEEIDITQYEPFEYIAKWSNDPDIKYFIGANFTEGEMPDCDPKKLYKSANESDNKHIYLIKDGDRPIGDLSIMIDPPHIKRKEKNTGWISICIGEKEYRGKGIAQTAMIYLENECRKLGLKRIELGVFEYNKRARAFYEKIGYKEFTRIKEFVYYQGKWRADIRMEKYL encoded by the coding sequence ATGAACATAATTATAGAAGAAATAGATATAACACAATATGAACCATTTGAATATATAGCAAAGTGGAGTAATGATCCAGATATAAAGTATTTTATCGGAGCAAATTTTACTGAAGGAGAGATGCCTGATTGTGATCCGAAAAAACTATACAAGAGTGCTAATGAATCTGATAATAAGCACATTTATCTTATTAAAGATGGAGATAGACCTATTGGAGACTTATCAATTATGATTGATCCTCCACATATCAAAAGAAAAGAAAAAAATACTGGATGGATTAGTATCTGTATAGGAGAAAAAGAATATAGAGGGAAAGGTATTGCACAGACTGCAATGATATATCTTGAAAACGAATGTAGAAAACTAGGATTAAAACGTATAGAATTAGGAGTTTTTGAATATAACAAACGAGCTAGAGCTTTTTATGAAAAAATAGGTTATAAGGAATTTACTCGTATCAAGGAATTTGTATATTATCAAGGAAAATGGAGAGCGGATATAAGAATGGAAAAATATTTATAA